From Streptomyces griseorubiginosus, one genomic window encodes:
- a CDS encoding DeoR/GlpR family DNA-binding transcription regulator: protein MLAERRHQLILRALRSGGPASVTDLSEQLGVSPATIRRDLVKLEEDGLLTRVHGGAVVEEGDQPFAEVAEVRVSEKDAIAERAAAMVADGQSVLLDIGTTAYRLARQLHGRRLTVITSNLVVYEELADDEGIELVLLGGMLRREYRSLVGFLTEDNLRQLHADWLFLGTSGVRPGGQVMDTTVVEVPVKRAMINASDKVVLLADAAKFPGTGMAKVCGPEDLDMVVTNAPADPVTRSSLEEAGVEVVEAGKVQE, encoded by the coding sequence GTGCTGGCAGAACGACGACACCAACTCATCCTGCGGGCCCTGCGCTCCGGTGGTCCCGCGTCCGTGACCGATCTCTCCGAGCAGCTGGGTGTGAGCCCCGCCACGATCAGGCGCGACCTGGTCAAGCTCGAGGAGGACGGCCTGCTCACACGTGTCCATGGCGGCGCCGTCGTGGAGGAGGGCGACCAGCCCTTCGCCGAGGTCGCCGAGGTGCGCGTGTCCGAGAAGGACGCGATAGCCGAGCGGGCCGCCGCCATGGTCGCCGACGGCCAGTCGGTGCTGCTGGACATCGGCACCACCGCGTACCGGCTGGCCCGCCAGCTGCACGGCCGCCGCCTCACGGTGATCACCAGCAACCTGGTGGTCTACGAGGAGCTCGCCGACGACGAGGGCATCGAGCTGGTGCTGCTCGGCGGGATGCTCCGCCGCGAGTACCGCTCCCTGGTCGGCTTCCTCACCGAGGACAACCTGCGCCAGCTGCACGCCGACTGGCTCTTCCTCGGCACCAGTGGAGTGCGTCCGGGCGGGCAGGTGATGGACACGACGGTCGTCGAGGTGCCGGTGAAGCGAGCCATGATCAACGCCAGTGACAAGGTCGTCCTGCTCGCCGACGCCGCCAAGTTCCCGGGTACGGGCATGGCGAAGGTCTGTGGTCCCGAGGACCTGGACATGGTGGTCACGAACGCCCCGGCCGACCCCGTCACCCGCTCCTCCCTGGAGGAGGCGGGCGTCGAGGTGGTCGAGGCAGGAAAGGTGCAAGAGTGA
- a CDS encoding carbohydrate kinase family protein yields the protein MDDDRPDVLLTGLLFYDLVLTGLGKPPTPGEEIWTAGMGCGPGGIANLAVAASRLALRTSLATVFGDDFYGAYCQEVLAGQEGVDLSLSRIADGWPTPVTVALAHGSDRALVTHGQEPPYSQDVLMGDPPEARTALVHLEAEPRAWLAKAAANGTHIYADVGWDPTQEWSTDLLDQLALCHAFLPNEGEAMAYTRTDSAVAALGTLSELVPVAVVTRGGDGAVAVDQITGEYADVPALDVGVLDATGAGDVFGASFVAASLGGWPLEERLRFAVLAAGLSVQHHGGALAAPGWYGIDRWWRSLTDPELRTAYGFLTDRLPADVGPPVRHAPVTPPRPH from the coding sequence GTGGACGACGACAGGCCCGACGTGCTCCTGACCGGGCTGCTCTTCTACGACCTCGTCCTCACCGGGCTCGGGAAGCCCCCGACGCCCGGCGAGGAGATCTGGACGGCCGGCATGGGCTGCGGCCCCGGCGGCATCGCCAACCTGGCCGTCGCCGCGTCCCGCCTCGCCCTTCGGACCTCCCTGGCCACGGTCTTCGGCGACGACTTCTACGGCGCCTACTGCCAGGAGGTCCTCGCAGGTCAGGAAGGCGTCGACCTCTCGCTCTCACGGATCGCGGACGGCTGGCCCACCCCCGTCACCGTCGCGCTCGCCCACGGCTCCGACCGGGCCCTGGTCACCCACGGCCAGGAGCCGCCGTACTCCCAGGACGTGCTGATGGGCGACCCGCCCGAGGCGCGCACGGCCCTCGTCCACCTGGAGGCCGAACCACGCGCCTGGCTCGCCAAGGCCGCCGCGAACGGCACCCACATCTACGCCGACGTCGGCTGGGACCCCACCCAGGAGTGGTCCACCGACCTCCTCGACCAGCTGGCCCTGTGCCACGCCTTCCTGCCCAACGAGGGCGAGGCGATGGCCTACACCCGCACCGACAGCGCGGTGGCGGCCCTCGGGACGCTGTCCGAGCTGGTGCCGGTCGCCGTCGTCACCCGCGGCGGGGACGGCGCGGTCGCCGTCGACCAGATCACCGGCGAGTACGCGGACGTCCCGGCCCTCGACGTGGGTGTCCTGGACGCCACGGGCGCCGGTGACGTCTTCGGCGCCTCCTTCGTCGCCGCTTCGCTGGGCGGCTGGCCGCTGGAGGAACGGCTGCGGTTCGCCGTCCTCGCGGCCGGACTGTCCGTGCAGCACCACGGCGGCGCCCTCGCGGCCCCCGGCTGGTACGGCATCGACCGCTGGTGGCGCTCCCTGACCGATCCCGAGCTGCGCACGGCGTACGGCTTCCTGACCGACCGGCTGCCGGCGGACGTCGGTCCGCCGGTGCGGCACGCCCCGGTCACCCCGCCCCGGCCCCACTGA
- a CDS encoding ABC transporter substrate-binding protein produces MDLSRRGFLQAAALTAAASGLTVACGGSSGSGGTKNGKNLTLWYWGGALSDKVVAEAKTHFSSEIKLTTASIGGDFKQKLTTTLAAGTSVPDITGIKGEDIASFLPNANRFLDLNDLGFKKISSQYLDWKTKLAQTEDGKQIGFPIDIGPTAMFYREDFFAKAGVDTDPAKVAALVSTWEDYFQLGVELQKKNPGTYLVNNISSVFNIAVGQGTQRFIDKDNHFIGDGDHIRAAWTTAVRPYTLGIDAKINDQTWNAAVGKNLLTELGAAWHALDIEQAAPQTKGKWRVCANPVGPANQGGSYLALPKQCRNPEEAFKIISWILSPANDARGFTDAAIFPAAPAAYAMPAMTGPDAFFGGQKVIEVFGPAAKAIKVAYEAPADAAVMAPFMTELTNIEAKGKKPDDAWKDAVSQAKQIARRQGVS; encoded by the coding sequence GTGGACCTTTCACGTAGAGGCTTCCTCCAGGCCGCCGCGCTGACCGCGGCCGCGTCCGGACTGACCGTCGCCTGCGGCGGCAGCTCGGGCTCGGGCGGCACCAAGAACGGCAAGAACCTCACCCTGTGGTACTGGGGCGGCGCGCTCAGCGACAAGGTGGTCGCGGAGGCGAAGACCCACTTCAGCAGCGAGATCAAGCTGACCACGGCGTCCATCGGCGGCGACTTCAAGCAGAAGCTCACCACCACCCTCGCGGCGGGCACCTCGGTGCCGGACATCACCGGCATCAAGGGCGAGGACATCGCGTCCTTCCTGCCCAACGCCAACCGCTTCCTGGACCTGAACGACCTCGGCTTCAAGAAGATCTCCTCGCAGTACCTCGACTGGAAGACCAAGCTCGCCCAGACCGAGGACGGCAAGCAGATCGGCTTCCCGATCGACATCGGCCCCACCGCGATGTTCTACCGCGAGGACTTCTTCGCCAAGGCCGGCGTGGACACCGACCCGGCCAAGGTCGCCGCGCTGGTCAGCACGTGGGAGGACTACTTCCAGCTCGGTGTCGAGCTCCAGAAGAAGAACCCCGGCACCTACCTGGTCAACAACATCAGCTCCGTCTTCAACATCGCGGTCGGCCAGGGCACCCAGCGGTTCATCGACAAGGACAACCACTTCATCGGCGACGGGGACCACATCCGCGCCGCGTGGACCACGGCGGTGCGCCCGTACACCCTGGGCATCGACGCCAAGATCAACGACCAGACCTGGAACGCCGCCGTCGGCAAGAACCTGCTCACCGAGCTCGGCGCGGCCTGGCACGCGCTGGACATCGAGCAGGCGGCGCCGCAGACCAAGGGCAAGTGGCGGGTCTGCGCCAACCCGGTCGGACCGGCCAACCAGGGCGGCTCCTACCTGGCGCTGCCCAAGCAGTGCCGCAACCCCGAAGAGGCGTTCAAGATCATCAGCTGGATCCTGAGCCCCGCCAACGACGCCCGCGGATTCACGGACGCCGCCATCTTCCCGGCCGCGCCGGCCGCGTACGCCATGCCGGCCATGACCGGTCCCGACGCCTTCTTCGGCGGCCAGAAGGTCATCGAGGTCTTCGGCCCGGCCGCCAAGGCCATCAAGGTGGCCTACGAGGCGCCCGCGGACGCCGCCGTCATGGCCCCCTTCATGACGGAGCTGACCAACATCGAGGCGAAGGGCAAGAAGCCCGACGACGCCTGGAAGGACGCGGTCAGCCAGGCCAAGCAGATCGCCCGGCGGCAGGGGGTGAGCTGA
- a CDS encoding sugar ABC transporter permease codes for MSKHRGGPGPARFRPRRTAPAGTARPKRRGPLAYWRQYLAISPFYLIFAAFSFFPVFYSLYLAFQRWDGMGTMQFVGLQQFRFLWDDPVFWLSIRNTLVIWVLSTVPTLFGALTLATLLHSVRRFKGFYRIALYVPNVTSIVAVAIFFGAVFSNNFGLVNAILGVVGISPVPWLSNPWLIKVVISLLMTWQWTGYNMIIYLAGLQAIPTSIYEAAKMDGAGPIRTFFQITIPIMRPIILFTVIISTINGLQSFSEPQVLFASNAANANLGGPGQAGLTTLLYFYQSAFLNNDYGYGAAIVWAFFVLIIILVAVNWRLTTRGRKA; via the coding sequence GTGTCCAAGCACCGCGGCGGGCCGGGCCCGGCCCGGTTCCGCCCGCGGCGCACCGCGCCCGCGGGCACAGCTCGGCCCAAGCGGCGTGGGCCGCTGGCGTACTGGCGGCAGTACCTGGCGATCTCGCCGTTCTACCTGATCTTCGCCGCGTTCTCGTTCTTCCCGGTCTTCTACTCGCTGTACCTGGCCTTCCAGCGCTGGGACGGCATGGGCACCATGCAGTTCGTGGGGCTCCAGCAGTTCCGGTTCCTGTGGGACGACCCGGTCTTCTGGCTGTCGATCCGCAACACCCTGGTGATCTGGGTGCTGTCCACGGTGCCGACCCTGTTCGGCGCCCTGACGCTGGCGACGCTGCTGCACTCGGTGCGCCGCTTCAAGGGCTTCTACCGCATCGCGCTGTACGTGCCGAACGTGACCTCGATCGTCGCCGTGGCGATCTTCTTCGGCGCGGTGTTCAGCAACAACTTCGGTCTGGTCAACGCGATCCTGGGCGTGGTCGGCATCTCGCCGGTTCCGTGGCTGAGCAACCCGTGGCTGATCAAGGTGGTCATCTCGCTGCTGATGACCTGGCAGTGGACCGGCTACAACATGATCATCTATCTGGCCGGCCTCCAGGCGATCCCGACCTCGATCTACGAGGCGGCGAAGATGGACGGCGCCGGTCCGATCCGCACGTTCTTCCAGATCACCATTCCGATCATGCGGCCGATCATCCTGTTCACGGTCATCATCTCGACCATCAACGGGCTGCAGAGCTTCAGCGAACCGCAGGTCCTGTTCGCCAGCAACGCCGCCAACGCCAACCTCGGCGGACCGGGCCAGGCGGGTCTGACGACCTTGCTGTACTTCTACCAGTCGGCCTTCCTCAACAACGACTACGGCTACGGCGCGGCCATCGTGTGGGCCTTCTTCGTCCTGATCATCATCCTCGTCGCCGTCAACTGGCGTCTCACCACACGAGGGAGGAAGGCATGA
- a CDS encoding carbohydrate ABC transporter permease: MTAVDTARPATGGRRTRRPRGLTAHIILVVAVLVSVFPFAWTIVMATNTTQDIYKSPPKFTFGSHLLENIRHVLNTIDFFGSMLNTVIVATVTTALVLFIDSLAAFTFAKFDFPGRKILFGTLLLFMMLPLQLAILPQFILMSKIGWVGMLKALALPSLANAFGIFWLHQYIQNGVPDELLDAARIDGAGFFRQYWNIALPMIRPALSFLAIYAFVNCWNDYIWPLVVLTDPGHVTLQVELAQLNVGHTTDYSMVMAGVLMAALPLVIVFSIFARGFIAGATEGAVQGS, encoded by the coding sequence ATGACCGCGGTCGACACCGCGCGGCCGGCCACGGGCGGCAGGCGAACTCGCCGCCCCAGGGGCCTGACCGCGCACATCATCCTCGTCGTGGCCGTCCTGGTCTCGGTCTTCCCGTTCGCGTGGACGATCGTCATGGCGACCAACACCACGCAGGACATCTACAAGAGCCCGCCGAAGTTCACCTTCGGCTCGCATCTGCTGGAGAACATCCGGCACGTGCTGAACACCATCGACTTCTTCGGGTCGATGCTCAACACGGTGATCGTCGCGACCGTCACCACCGCGCTGGTGCTGTTCATCGACTCCCTGGCGGCCTTCACCTTCGCCAAGTTCGACTTCCCCGGGCGCAAGATCCTCTTCGGCACCCTGCTGTTGTTCATGATGCTGCCGCTCCAGCTGGCGATCCTGCCGCAGTTCATCCTGATGTCGAAGATCGGCTGGGTGGGCATGCTCAAGGCGCTGGCCCTGCCCTCCCTCGCCAACGCCTTCGGCATCTTCTGGCTGCACCAGTACATCCAGAACGGCGTTCCCGACGAACTCCTCGACGCCGCGCGCATCGACGGCGCCGGGTTCTTCCGGCAGTACTGGAACATCGCGCTGCCGATGATCAGGCCCGCGCTGTCGTTCCTCGCCATCTACGCCTTCGTCAACTGCTGGAACGACTACATCTGGCCGCTCGTCGTGCTCACCGACCCGGGCCACGTGACCCTCCAGGTGGAGCTCGCCCAGCTCAACGTCGGCCACACCACCGACTACAGCATGGTGATGGCCGGTGTGCTGATGGCGGCACTTCCGCTGGTCATCGTGTTCAGCATCTTCGCCCGCGGCTTCATCGCGGGCGCCACCGAGGGCGCGGTCCAGGGCAGCTGA
- a CDS encoding alkaline phosphatase family protein encodes MTYDVGKVLVVGMDGLRYDLLTRSPAVAPVLHGLMAAGAHGTSLLPYGEVDGQAPDGPSTSMAYTDSGPGWSSVLTGVWPDRHGVRGNDFAGADYARYPDFLSRAGTARRRLRTAAAVSWPELIRRGTLGPAIGRRVRYDGETDGYGTADRLVARTAERWLSQDDPDAVFVYFGATDEAAHAMGPHSPAYDRALLTQDTHLGWLLAAVNTRRLDPARARERWTVLVTTDHGHLDTGGHGGATRAEREVFVVLAEPGMPGGTRLDTPRLIDIAPTVLDRLGVRVDPAWGLQGRVLHGLGQSCHAPAPPTTERP; translated from the coding sequence GTGACGTACGACGTCGGCAAGGTGCTCGTGGTGGGGATGGACGGGCTGCGGTACGACCTGCTCACCCGCTCTCCGGCCGTGGCGCCCGTACTGCACGGACTCATGGCGGCGGGCGCCCACGGCACCAGCCTGCTGCCCTACGGCGAGGTGGACGGCCAGGCCCCGGACGGGCCGTCCACGAGCATGGCGTACACCGACTCCGGGCCGGGCTGGTCGAGTGTGCTGACCGGCGTCTGGCCGGACCGGCACGGCGTGCGCGGCAACGACTTCGCCGGTGCCGACTACGCCCGCTACCCCGACTTCCTGAGCCGGGCCGGCACCGCCCGGCGGCGGCTGCGCACCGCGGCCGCGGTGTCCTGGCCGGAGCTGATCCGGCGCGGCACCCTCGGCCCCGCCATCGGCCGCCGGGTGCGCTACGACGGTGAGACGGACGGCTACGGCACCGCGGACCGGCTCGTCGCCCGCACCGCCGAGCGCTGGCTGAGCCAGGACGATCCAGACGCCGTGTTCGTGTACTTCGGCGCCACCGACGAGGCCGCCCACGCCATGGGCCCGCACAGCCCCGCCTACGACCGCGCCCTGCTCACCCAGGACACCCACCTCGGGTGGCTGCTGGCGGCCGTCAACACCCGGCGCCTGGACCCCGCCCGCGCGCGGGAGCGCTGGACCGTGCTGGTCACCACCGACCACGGGCACCTCGACACCGGCGGTCACGGCGGCGCCACCCGGGCCGAGCGGGAGGTGTTCGTCGTGCTCGCCGAGCCCGGCATGCCGGGCGGCACCCGGCTCGACACCCCGCGCCTCATCGACATCGCCCCCACCGTCCTGGACCGGCTCGGCGTCCGCGTCGACCCGGCCTGGGGCCTTCAGGGCCGGGTCCTGCACGGCCTCGGTCAGTCCTGCCACGCCCCCGCACCACCGACCACGGAACGGCCATGA